The sequence AGAGGTTTTCAATCAGCATTTCCTGCACGACGTGTTCGGGCTGGTCGCGGTACATCATGATTTCTTCCGCGATCACGCCTCTTTCCCGGTCAATGTCAGCCTGGTCAAACCGGGGATGCAGGTACATGTCGCTCAGGATATCAAAAGTTTTCCAGGCGTGGTCGTAGGCGATGCGGGCGTAGTAGCAGGTGCTCTCCTCCTGGGTGAAGGCGTTGCAGATGCCGCCGCGGCCTTCAATGGCCCGGGAAATGTCGCGCGCTTTTCTCCGCTCGGTTCCTTTGAAAAGCAAATGTTCAATAAAATGGCTGATGCCGGAGAACTTGGCGGATTCATAACGTCCGCCCACGCCGACCCAGACGCCGACGGCCACGCTTTGCACCCGGGGCAACGCGGCCGTTACCACGCGGATGCCGTTACCCAGCCGGGTTTCCCTGGTTTCCATCATTGTCAAATCGGACGGCGGACATGTTGTTTTTGGCATCATTTTCTCCCGATAAAACCGTTATTCGTGCAAAATTGAAAAGGGGATTTTTCTTTCATAAAGCGCTTTCCCCACGATAATACCTGTTAAATTTTGCAAAGCAAGCGCGCGCAGTTTAATAATATCGTCAACGCATGACACTCCGCCGGAGGCGATCACGCCGCATTTGACGCGCCGGCACAAGTCCGCGATTCCTTCCAGGTTCGGCCCGGTCAGCATGCCGTCCCGGTGCGTATCGGTGTAAATCAGGGTTGCCACGCCCATTTTGTCCAGCCGGCCGGCCAGGTCGGCGGCCTTCAGGGCGGTGGTATGCGTCCATCCCCTGGTCTGGACGAGACCCGCGCGGGCGTCAATGCCGACGGCCAGTTTTGACTTGAATTTTTGTATGAGCGGTTTGACAACGTCGTCGGACTCGCAGGCCGCCGTGCCGATAATCGCCCGGCTGACGCCGTTGTCCAGCAAGCGCTGAATCTGGGATGCGGTCCTTAATCCGCCGCCGGTCTGCACCGGAATTTTTACGGCGGCGGCGATTTTCAGGATAATTTTGCTGTTCACCGGCTGGCCGCAGCGCGCTCCATCCAGGTCCACCACGTGCAGACACCCGGCCCCGTCGTTTTCCCATTGCCGGGCGGCTTTTACCGGGTCTTCGGCGTAAATTTTTTCTTCGGCAAAATTCCCCTGCCGCAGCCGGACGCATTTTCCGTTGCGGAGATCAATGGCGGGAATGACCATACAATTCGGCATAGATGAAATCCTACAAGCGCCCCTTGCTGGAAGGAATGTTTTTCTCTTTTGAGTCGCGGGCAACTGCCGCGCGCAAAGCGAGCGCCAGGGCCTTGAACATGGATTCATAGGCGTGGTGCGGCTCGTGTCCGTACAATTGGTCAAGATGCAGATTCAGCTTGCCCTGAACGCAGAAAGCCTGCATGAATTCGGCGATCAGGCCCAGGTCAAATTCAAGGATTTTGCGGCGCTTGCTGGCGACGCGATAAACCAGGAACGGCCGCCCGCCCATGTCAACCGCGGCGCGGCTGAGGGCCTCGTCCATGGGGGCGTAGGCGAAACCATAACGCCGGATGCCCCGCCTGGTTCCGAGCGCCTTGTTGAGGGCCGCGCCGAGACAGAGGCCGATATCCTCCACCGTATGGTGGAAGTCAACGGCCAGGTCTCCCTGCGCCTTGAGAGAAATATCGCAAAGCGAATGGCGCGCCAGAAGCGTGAGCATATGGTCCAGAAACGGCATCCCGGAATTGATCTGCGCCGTTCCTTCGCCGTCCAGATTGAGCTTTATGCTGATTTTCGTTTCCCGGGTTTCCCGGCGGATTTCCGCTGTCCTTTTTTTCATTTTATTTTTCACTCCCCACGTTCCTTATCCCCGCGGATGGCGGGGATTGCTTTCAGCAGCGCGTTGATCTGGCGGTCGGTGCCCACCGTGATCCGCAGGAAATCGCCGGTTTTCCTGCCGGCAAAATGGCGCACCAGAATATTCCGGGCGCGCAGCCGGCGGTAGAGGGTTGCCGCGCTTCCGGAGGGTTTGGCGAAGACAAAATTGGCGTCCGAGGGCAGGACCGTGAATCCCAGGGCGGCGAGCGAACCGGAAAGCCGGCGGCGGGAGGCGATGATACGCCGCGCGTTGGCGCGCATGTAAGCCTGGTCCTTGAGGGCCGCCATGGCCAGCGCCTGGGAAATTCTGTCAACATTGTAGGAATCCTTGATTTTGAAAAGGGCGGCAACCAGTTCCCTTGCACCGACGGCGTAGCCGACCCTCAGGCCGGCGAGCGAATACGACTTGGAAAGCGTTCTGAGGGCCAGGATGTTTTTCAGTTTCAGCGCCAGGTGCATGCAGTTTTCGCGGGCAAAGTCAACATAGGCCTCGTCCAGGACAACCACCCCGGCAAAACGCCGGCAGAATCGGGCCACTTCTTGCCCGGGATAAAGAGCGCCGGTCGGCGCGTTGGGGTTGGTCATGTAAAAAAGCCCGGCCTTGCAATCAACCGGCATCCGCCACTGGAAGTTTTTCCCCGGACGGATAATTCTGCTCCTGACATTGCGAATGCGCGCCAGAACCGGGTACAGAGAATAAGATGGCTCAAAAAAGGCGATCTGGTCGTTGTCTTCCGCAAACGCCCGCGAGCAGAGGGCCAGGATTTCGTCGGACCCGTTGCCGA is a genomic window of Kiritimatiellia bacterium containing:
- the hisA gene encoding 1-(5-phosphoribosyl)-5-[(5-phosphoribosylamino)methylideneamino]imidazole-4-carboxamide isomerase → MPNCMVIPAIDLRNGKCVRLRQGNFAEEKIYAEDPVKAARQWENDGAGCLHVVDLDGARCGQPVNSKIILKIAAAVKIPVQTGGGLRTASQIQRLLDNGVSRAIIGTAACESDDVVKPLIQKFKSKLAVGIDARAGLVQTRGWTHTTALKAADLAGRLDKMGVATLIYTDTHRDGMLTGPNLEGIADLCRRVKCGVIASGGVSCVDDIIKLRALALQNLTGIIVGKALYERKIPFSILHE
- the hisB gene encoding imidazoleglycerol-phosphate dehydratase HisB, with amino-acid sequence MKKRTAEIRRETRETKISIKLNLDGEGTAQINSGMPFLDHMLTLLARHSLCDISLKAQGDLAVDFHHTVEDIGLCLGAALNKALGTRRGIRRYGFAYAPMDEALSRAAVDMGGRPFLVYRVASKRRKILEFDLGLIAEFMQAFCVQGKLNLHLDQLYGHEPHHAYESMFKALALALRAAVARDSKEKNIPSSKGRL
- the hisC gene encoding histidinol-phosphate transaminase, which encodes MSALIRNCIRKMSAYVPGEQPADPAVIKLNTNENPYPPSPAVMKALQKIDGDMLRRYPDPECKELRAVIARLHKCSAENVFVGNGSDEILALCSRAFAEDNDQIAFFEPSYSLYPVLARIRNVRSRIIRPGKNFQWRMPVDCKAGLFYMTNPNAPTGALYPGQEVARFCRRFAGVVVLDEAYVDFARENCMHLALKLKNILALRTLSKSYSLAGLRVGYAVGARELVAALFKIKDSYNVDRISQALAMAALKDQAYMRANARRIIASRRRLSGSLAALGFTVLPSDANFVFAKPSGSAATLYRRLRARNILVRHFAGRKTGDFLRITVGTDRQINALLKAIPAIRGDKERGE